A genomic segment from Andrena cerasifolii isolate SP2316 chromosome 7, iyAndCera1_principal, whole genome shotgun sequence encodes:
- the LOC143371572 gene encoding uncharacterized protein LOC143371572 gives MKIRPISYTFLVATLYVACVLPRAACDRQTIHDGVHGKPEELNPSQENPLLYGGVITSEDQAVNTVYRGFFDELAAVPGKNADQVSTIPRATNEDLGEELPLDVYLGSEAVGSEQNGEGNRSAGPRKLNRRSVVALETGGDKDRRGTLAPDSGFTKQPFNANDELSPDPRAEPPSSFPTADRGESQRSTVHSGEQGDAASINNAEGNSLEPGFQITLQGRVEDPISYRTIFSNQHSVNIPGLLRNGPREDFRFGLPGQPIRRIVNFVLDRLAVPRPTHSEVYQGNGRLPRRLFDHGTGVVSNARENLESTGAGIHRAVKLGPLSVSVDVGRQ, from the exons ATGAAGATACGCCCGATATCTTATACGTTCCTCGTCGCTACGCTCTACGTCGCCTGCGTTTTACCAAGAGCCGCCTGCGACCGGCAGACGATTCACGATGGCGTGCATGGGAAGCCCGAAGAGCTGAATCCGAGCCAAGAGAATCCTCTTCTCTATGGCGGAGTAATTACATCCGAGGACCAAGCTGTTAACACGGTTTACAGAGGCTTCTTTGACGAACTTGCAGCAGTCCCGGGGAAAAACGCCGACCAG GTGTCGACGATTCCCCGTGCCACGAACGAGGATTTAGGGGAGGAGCTCCCGTTGGACGTCTATTTGGGATCGGAAGCTGTAGGCTCGGAGCAGAACGGCGAGGGAAATAGGTCAGCGGGACCTCGAAAATTGAATCGACGATCGGTGGTCGCGTTGGAGACGGGAGGAGACAAGGATCGACGCGGCACGCTCGCGCCCGATTCCGGATTCACGAAGCAACCCTTCAATGCAAACGACGAACTTAGCCCTGATCCGCGAGCTGAGCCTCCCTCTTCGTTTCCCACGGCGGATCGCGGCGAAAGTCAACGTTCTACGGTGCACTCGGGCGAGCAAGGAGACGCTGCTTCGATCAACAATGCCGAAGGGAACTCTCTCGAGCCTGGCTTTCAGATAACGTTGCAGGGCCGAGTGGAGGACCCCATCAGCTACAGGACTATATTTAGCAATCAACACTCGGTGAATATTCCTGGTCTGTTGCGAAACGGACCCCGGGAGGACTTCAGATTCGGCCTGCCAGGTCAGCCTATTAGGAGGATCGTTAACTTCGTGCTGGACCGACTCGCGGTGCCAAGGCCTACGCACTCTGAGGTGTATCAGGGCAACGGTAGGCTCCCCAGAAGACTGTTCGATCATGGAACAGGCGTGGTGAGCAATGCGAGGGAGAATTTAGAGTCTACCGGAGCTGGAATCCACAGGGCAGTGAAGCTGGGGCCGTTGTCTGTAAGCGTCGACGTGGGAAGGCAGTGA
- the LOC143371569 gene encoding 5-oxoprolinase — MEQTKFEFAIDRGGTFTDVYARCPGGKIRVMKLLSVDPANYEDAPREGIRRILEQETGRRIDGEIDTSLISWIRMGTTVATNALLERKGAKMALLINEGFRDLLYIGNQARPNIFDLQVVTPEVLYKKVVEVRCRVVPALPDRCRLDSKQWRRAKGSTGEDLFVTQELDEERLKRDLEELRRSGIESLAVVLAHSYMFAEHEVRVGQLARLAGFQQVSLSHEVMPMARIVPRGFTACADAYLTPHIKQYLQGFSSGFKDKLKDVNVLFMQSDGGLTPMNSFNGSRAILSGPAGGVVGYAMTTHGKETDLPVIGFDMGGTSTDVSRYGGSYEHVYESTTAGVTIQAAQLDVNTVAAGGGSMLFFRSGLFEVGPESAGAHPGPACYKKNGPLAVTDANLALGRLLPEYFPRIFGPNENEPLDKSRTMHEFQKLTDQINEFLANEGQKAEGRMTTEEVAMGFVRVANETMCRPIRALTQAKGYDTSRHVLACFGGAGGQHACAIARSLGMGTVFVHKYAGILSAYGMALADVVEEAQEPSAEVYEQESFARLDERLDALQKKVRAKLTTQGFDDSHIVTEPFLHLRYQGTDCALMCTPSPKGAGNEGTKHGDFLTTFLERYQTEFGFTMPNRKILVNDVRVRGVGKTDVQEDPIRPASTVPPKLEKTTMVYFENGCLETKVYQLDSLSPGHSIHGPAIIMDSLSTLLIEPDCMASITSRGDVQITIGQGLRTKVTTDLDTIQLSIFSHRFMSIAEQMGRILQRTSISTNIKERLDFSCAVFGPDGGLVSNAPHIPVHLGAMQETVQYQMKAFKGEFTRGDVILANHPSAGGSHLPDLTVITPVFYKDVEKPVFFVASRGHHADIGGITPGSMPPHSTTLLQEGAAFKSFLLVHKGEFREKELTEELMAPGKIPGSSGTRNLSDNLSDLKAQIAANHKGSLLVTELIDIYDLDVVQAYMGHIQHNAEVAVRDMLKSVGRKLLEETGNTTAAAVDYMDDGSPIRFLLSIDIEKGEAVCDFTGTGYEVWGNCNAPRAITLSALIYCLRCIVGRDVPLNQGCLKPVKVIVPKGSLLDPSEEAAVVGGNVLTSQRVVDVVLQAFGACAASQGCMNNVTLGTEEWGYYETVAGGSGAGPTWDGRGGVHTHMTNTRITDPEILELRYPVVLDKFSLRPGSGGPGAHCGGDGVIREITFRAPMMLSVLTERRVHSPPGLAGGSPGGRGRNTLKRADGRKINLGPKTAVPVCPGDTFILETPGGGGYGAPGARVASAQRSAQGFIERGSVFEYRKAQESV, encoded by the exons ATGGAACAGACGAAGTTCGAGTTCGCTATAGATCGCGGCGGCACGTTTACGGACGTGTACGCGAGGTGTCCTGGCGGTAAAATTCGAGTGATGAAACTGTTGTCGGTCGACCCTGCCAATTACGAAGACGCGCCACGCGAGGGTATACGCAGGATTCTCGAGCAG GAGACCGGGCGGAGAATCGATGGAGAGATTGATACTTCGTTGATCTCGTGGATCCGAATGGGTACGACTGTGGCTACTAACGCCTTGCTGGAGAGAAAAGGCGCGAAAATGGCACTGCTGATTAACGAGGGGTTCAGGGATCTTCTTTATATAGGGAACCAAGCTCGGCCGAATATTTTCGATCTG CAAGTAGTAACGCCGGAAGTCTTGTACAAGAAGGTGGTGGAAGTTAGATGCAGGGTGGTGCCTGCTCTGCCTGATAGGTGTCGATTAGACAGCAAGCAGTGGCGAAGAGCGAAGGGCTCCACGGGGGAGGACCTGTTCGTCACGCAAGAACTCGACGAGGAGAGGCTGAAGAGGGACCTGGAGGAACTACGACGATCTGGAATCGAGAGCCTGGCGGTGGTTCTTGCGCACAGTTACAT GTTCGCTGAACACGAAGTGAGGGTTGGTCAGCTGGCGAGGCTGGCTGGTTTCCAGCAAGTGTCCCTTTCACACGAGGTGATGCCCATGGCGAGGATCGTCCCCAGAGGCTTCACCGCGTGCGCCGATGCATACTTGACTCCACATATTAAACAATACCTGCAG GGCTTCTCGTCCGGCTTCAAGGACAAGCTGAAGGATGTGAACGTACTGTTCATGCAAAGCGACGGTGGGCTCACTCCAATGAACTC ATTCAACGGATCTCGCGCCATCCTCTCTGGCCCCGCTGGAGGAGTCGTGGGCTACGCGATGACCACCCACGGCAAGGAAACCGACTTGCCAGTAATAGGATTCGACATGGGCGGCACCTCCACCGATGTGAGTCGTTATGGGGGCAGCTACGAGCACGTATACGAGAGCACGACAGCTGGTGTCACGATCCAAGCCGCGCAG TTGGACGTGAACACAGTGGCGGCAGGAGGTGGATCGATGCTTTTCTTCAGGTCAGGTCTGTTCGAGGTGGGACCTGAGAGCGCGGGCGCCCATCCTGGGCCCGCGTGTTACAAGAAGAACGGCCCCCTGGCTGTCACGGACGCGAATCTTGCCCTGGGAAGGCTGCTGCCTGAGTACTTTCCGAGAATATTCGGGCCGAATGAAAACGAGCCGCTGGACAAGTCGCGCACGATGCACGAGTTCCAGAAGCTCACTGATCAA ATAAACGAATTTCTAGCGAATGAAGGTCAGAAGGCGGAAGGGAGGATGACGACCGAGGAGGTGGCGATGGGGTTCGTCAGGGTTGCTAACGAGACAATGTGTCGGCCTATACGAGCTTTGACACAG GCCAAGGGCTACGACACATCTCGTCACGTTTTAGCGTGTTTCGGTGGCGCTGGAGGCCAACACGCATGTGCCATCGCGCGTTCCCTCGGCATGGGAACCGTTTTCGTCCACAAGTACGCTGGGATCTTGTCAGCCTATGGTATGGCTTTGGCGGACGTCGTGGAAGAGGCTCAGGAACCCAGTGCAGAAGTCTACGAGCAAG AATCATTCGCGCGCTTGGACGAGCGTCTAGATGCCCTGCAGAAGAAAGTGCGCGCCAAACTAACCACACAAGGATTCGACGACTCTCACATAGTCACAGAACCATTCCTGCACCTCCGTTACCAGGGGACAGACTGCGCCCTGATGTGCACGCCGAGTCCAAAGGGTGCTGGAAACGAGGGCACGAAGCATGGCGATTTCCTCACCACGTTCTTGGAAAG GTATCAAACGGAGTTCGGTTTCACTATGCCGAATAGGAAGATTCTGGTGAACGACGTGAGAGTGCGAGGCGTGGGGAAGACTGACGTACAGGAAGACCCGATTCGACCAGCTTCTACTGTACCTCCGAAGTTGGAAAAG ACCACTATGGTGTACTTCGAAAACGGTTGCCTCGAGACCAAAGTGTACCAATTAGATTCCTTGTCGCCTGGCCACTCGATACACGGGCCGGCTATTATAATGGACAGCCTGAGCACACTTCTGATCGAGCCTGATTGCATGGCATCGATCACGTCTCGCGGAGACGTTCAGATAACGATCGGTCAAGGTCTGAGGACGAAAGTCACGACCGATTTAGATACGATTCAGCTGAGCATCTTCTCCCACCGCTTCATGAGCATCGCCGAGCAGATGGGCAG GATTCTTCAGAGAACCTCCATCTCAACCAACATCAAAGAACGATTGGATTTCTCCTGCGCGGTGTTCGGCCCCGATGGAGGTTTGGTTTCCAACGCACCCCACATTCCCGTTCATCTGGGCGCTATGCAGGAGACGGTGCAGTATCAGATGAAGGCGTTCAAAGGGGAATTCACGAGAGGCGACGTGATTCTCGCGAATCACCCTTCAGCGGGTGGATCGCATCTTCCAGACCTCACAGTCATAACTCCAGTGTTCTACAA GGACGTGGAGAAGCCAGTGTTCTTTGTGGCCAGCAGAGGCCATCACGCTGACATCGGGGGTATAACGCCTGGCTCCATGCCGCCACATTCGACCACTTTGCTTCAG GAGGGCGCTGCTTTCAAGAGCTTCCTGTTGGTGCACAAAGGCGAGTTTCGAGAGAAAGAACTGACGGAGGAGTTAATGGCACCGGGGAAGATTCCGGGGAGTTCTGGGACCAGGAATTTGTCTGACAATCTGAGCGATCTGAAAGCTCAGATCGCAGCTAATCACAAA GGCTCGCTATTGGTGACTGAACTGATCGACATATACGACCTGGACGTGGTGCAAGCCTACATGGGTCACATCCAGCACAACGCGGAGGTCGCAGTGAGGGATATGCTAAAGTCTGTCGGTAGAAAGCTGCTTGAGGAAACCGGAAACACCACTGCAGCTGCAGTGGACTACATGGACGATGGAAGCCCAATAAGATTCCTCCTGAGCATCGATATTGAGAAGGGCGAGGCAGTCTGCGATTTCAC TGGGACTGGGTACGAGGTTTGGGGAAACTGTAATGCACCTCGGGCGATCACACTTTCTGCCTTGATTTACTGCTTGAGGTGCATCGTTGGTCGAGACGTTCCTTTGAACCAG GGTTGCTTGAAGCCTGTGAAGGTGATTGTTCCCAAGGGGTCGCTCCTAGACCCATCAGAGGAGGCTGCAGTGGTGGGTGGCAACGTCCTTACATCCCAACGCGTCGTTGACGTTGTTTTGCAAGCTTTCGGGGCGTGCGCTGCATCGCAAGGCTGCATGAATAACGTGACATTGGGAACAGAGGAATGGGGATATTACGAGACTGTGGCTGGCGGCAGCGGAGCT GGACCGACGTGGGATGGTAGAGGGGGAGTGCACACCCACATGACCAACACCAGGATCACCGACCCAGAGATACTGGAACTCCGGTACCCTGTTGTTCTTGATAAATTCTCCCTCCGTCCAGGAAGTGGTGGGCCCGGTGCTCACTGCGGTGGCGACGGCGTTATCCGTGAAATCACCTTCAG GGCACCCATGATGCTGTCAGTACTGACGGAGAGAAGGGTGCACAGTCCGCCTGGTTTAGCGGGAGGGTCTCCCGGTGGACGTGGGAGGAACACGTTGAAGAGGGCAGACGGTAGAAAGATCAATTTGGGCCCCAAAACCGCTGTTCCAGTTTGTCCAGGG GACACGTTTATCCTGGAGACTCCTGGTGGCGGTGGGTACGGTGCACCCGGAGCAAGGGTTGCTTCAGCGCAAAGAAGCGCGCAAGGATTCATCGAGCGTGGAAGCGTCTTCGAGTACCGAAAAGCTCAAGAATCTGTATAG
- the Fatp3 gene encoding fatty acid transport protein 3 isoform X1, with protein sequence MAVHELVIAALSALIGAYLLTGNRRRVVYALYKTLPRDILGAYRFVRVNLLLWWWETRGFTVARVFSRYAAANPEKIAFIFEDKEWTYRELEEYSNRLGRYFRTKSLSRGDSVAVIMESRPEYVGTWLGLSKAGFVGALINTNLRQDVLVHSMKAANCKAVIFGSEFKEAIREVTDKIPGLSLYQWSELPDTTCLEGATDLNTEISSIDSAPLVHDLALGTPRDKLIYIYTSGTTGMPKAAVITNLRYMLMSSGVHFMLNLRSTDRIYDSLPLYHTAGGLIGVGQALLRGVTVVLRRRFSASKFWPDCVHYECTIAQYIGEICRYLLTVPPGPCDTKHKVRLMFGNGLRPHIWKPFVERFGVKQIGEFYGATEGNSNLVNIDNKIGAVGFVPLCAGSLYPVALLKVDEETGEPVRGPDGLCMRCEPGEPGIFVGKINPKKVVNDFSGYVDRKASEQKILRDVFKKGDRVFNSGDILVMDEFGYFYFKDRTGDTFRWRGENVATSEVEAVVSNVIGLKDAAVYGVEVPMIEGKAGMAAIYDPDNTLNIKEMGDGLKKCLPSYARPLFVRVLSELPLTGTFKLKKKDLQDVGFDIRKITDPVYFLDNSGVYVKLTEQLYNDIIEGRARL encoded by the exons ATGGCCGTGCACGAGCTGGTGATCGCGGCCCTGTCCGCCCTTATCGGCGCCTATCTGCTCACAGGAAACCGCCGACGCGTCGTTTACGCGCTCTACAAGACTCTGCCTAGGGACATACT GGGTGCCTACAGGTTCGTTCGCGTCAACCTTCTCCTATGGTGGTGGGAGACACGGGGGTTCACGGTGGCGAGGGTGTTCAGCAGATACGCCGCTGCGAATCCCGAGAAGATCGCCTTCATCTTCGAGGACAAGGAATGGACCTATCGGGAG CTGGAGGAGTACAGCAATCGCCTGGGACGATACTTTCGCACGAAATCCCTGTCCCGCGGGGACAGCGTCGCTGTGATCATGGAAAGCCGGCCCGAGTACGTGGGAACGTGGCTAGGGCTGAGCAAGGCTGGCTTCGTGGGCGCGCTCATTAACACGAATCTGCGACAGGACGTGCTGGTGCACAGCATGAAGGCGGCTAACTGCAAGGCTGTGATCTTTGGATCGGAATTCAAAGAGG CGATTCGCGAGGTAACGGATAAAATCCCAGGCCTGTCCCTTTACCAATGGTCAGAGCTGCCGGACACGACGTGCCTCGAAGGAGCGACCGATCTTAACACGGAGATCTCCAGCATCGATTCAGCACCCCTCGTCCACGACCTTGCCCTTGGCACTCCGCGAGACAAATTGATCTACATCTACACGTCGGGAACGACTGGGATGCCAAAGGCTGCAGTGATCACTAATCTGAG ATACATGCTGATGTCCAGCGGCGTTCACTTCATGCTGAATCTACGATCGACCGATCGCATTTACGATTCTCTGCCGCTCTATCACACAGCAGGGGGGCTGATCGGAGTGGGTCAGGCACTGCTCAGGGGTGTCACGGTCGTGCTTCGCAGACGTTTCAGCGCGTCCAAGTTCTGGCCCGACTGCGTCCATTACGAATGCACT ATCGCACAGTACATCGGCGAGATCTGTCGCTATCTGTTGACCGTTCCTCCCGGTCCTTGCGATACGAAGCACAAAGTCCGGCTGATGTTTGGGAACGGCCTGAGGCCTCACATCTGGAAGCCTTTCGTGGAGAGGTTCGGCGTGAAGCAGATAGGCGAGTTTTACGGCGCCACCGAGGGGAACTCGAATCTCG TGAATATCGACAACAAAATCGGCGCGGTGGGGTTCGTGCCACTGTGCGCGGGCTCTCTGTACCCTGTGGCCTTGCTGAAAGTCGACGAGGAGACTGGGGAACCTGTGAGAGGGCCCGACGGCTTGTGCATGCGTTGCGAACCTG GCGAGCCTGGTATATTCGTGGGGAAGATAAACCCGAAGAAGGTGGTGAACGACTTCTCCGGCTACGTGGACAGGAAAGCCTCCGAGCAGAAGATCCTGCGCGACGTGTTCAAGAAGGGCGACCGAGTCTTCAATTCCG GTGATATATTGGTTATGGATGAGTTCGGCTACTTCTACTTCAAGGACAGGACCGGTGACACGTTCAG GTGGAGAGGCGAAAACGTCGCCACTTCCGAAGTCGAGGCGGTCGTCAGCAACGTGATAGGGTTGAAGGATGCAGCGGTTTACGGTGTCGAG GTGCCTATGATCGAAGGGAAAGCTGGAATGGCCGCGATTTACGATCCAGACAACACCCTGAACATCAAAGAAATGGGGGACGGTCTGAAGAAGTGCCTGCCCTCGTACGCCAGGCCTCTGTTCGTTCGAGTTCTCTCGGAACTACCACTTACCG GCACGTTCAAGTTGAAGAAGAAAGACCTTCAAGACGTCGGCTTCGACATCAGGAAG ATCACGGACCCAGTTTACTTCCTCGACAACTCCGGCGTGTACGTGAAACTCACGGAGCAGCTTTACAACGATATTATAGAGGGAAGAGCTCGATTATAA
- the Fatp3 gene encoding fatty acid transport protein 3 isoform X2 has protein sequence MAVHELVIAALSALIGAYLLTGNRRRVVYALYKTLPRDILGAYRFVRVNLLLWWWETRGFTVARVFSRYAAANPEKIAFIFEDKEWTYRELEEYSNRLGRYFRTKSLSRGDSVAVIMESRPEYVGTWLGLSKAGFVGALINTNLRQDVLVHSMKAANCKAVIFGSEFKEAIREVTDKIPGLSLYQWSELPDTTCLEGATDLNTEISSIDSAPLVHDLALGTPRDKLIYIYTSGTTGMPKAAVITNLRYMLMSSGVHFMLNLRSTDRIYDSLPLYHTAGGLIGVGQALLRGVTVVLRRRFSASKFWPDCVHYECTIAQYIGEICRYLLTVPPGPCDTKHKVRLMFGNGLRPHIWKPFVERFGVKQIGEFYGATEGNSNLVNIDNKIGAVGFVPLCAGSLYPVALLKVDEETGEPVRGPDGLCMRCEPGEPGIFVGKINPKKVVNDFSGYVDRKASEQKILRDVFKKGDRVFNSGDILVMDEFGYFYFKDRTGDTFRWRGENVATSEVEAVVSNVIGLKDAAVYGVEVPMIEGKAGMAAIYDPDNTLNIKEMGDGLKKCLPSYARPLFVRVLSELPLTGKCFLKKKDLQDVGFDIRKITDPVYFLDNSGVYVKLTEQLYNDIIEGRARL, from the exons ATGGCCGTGCACGAGCTGGTGATCGCGGCCCTGTCCGCCCTTATCGGCGCCTATCTGCTCACAGGAAACCGCCGACGCGTCGTTTACGCGCTCTACAAGACTCTGCCTAGGGACATACT GGGTGCCTACAGGTTCGTTCGCGTCAACCTTCTCCTATGGTGGTGGGAGACACGGGGGTTCACGGTGGCGAGGGTGTTCAGCAGATACGCCGCTGCGAATCCCGAGAAGATCGCCTTCATCTTCGAGGACAAGGAATGGACCTATCGGGAG CTGGAGGAGTACAGCAATCGCCTGGGACGATACTTTCGCACGAAATCCCTGTCCCGCGGGGACAGCGTCGCTGTGATCATGGAAAGCCGGCCCGAGTACGTGGGAACGTGGCTAGGGCTGAGCAAGGCTGGCTTCGTGGGCGCGCTCATTAACACGAATCTGCGACAGGACGTGCTGGTGCACAGCATGAAGGCGGCTAACTGCAAGGCTGTGATCTTTGGATCGGAATTCAAAGAGG CGATTCGCGAGGTAACGGATAAAATCCCAGGCCTGTCCCTTTACCAATGGTCAGAGCTGCCGGACACGACGTGCCTCGAAGGAGCGACCGATCTTAACACGGAGATCTCCAGCATCGATTCAGCACCCCTCGTCCACGACCTTGCCCTTGGCACTCCGCGAGACAAATTGATCTACATCTACACGTCGGGAACGACTGGGATGCCAAAGGCTGCAGTGATCACTAATCTGAG ATACATGCTGATGTCCAGCGGCGTTCACTTCATGCTGAATCTACGATCGACCGATCGCATTTACGATTCTCTGCCGCTCTATCACACAGCAGGGGGGCTGATCGGAGTGGGTCAGGCACTGCTCAGGGGTGTCACGGTCGTGCTTCGCAGACGTTTCAGCGCGTCCAAGTTCTGGCCCGACTGCGTCCATTACGAATGCACT ATCGCACAGTACATCGGCGAGATCTGTCGCTATCTGTTGACCGTTCCTCCCGGTCCTTGCGATACGAAGCACAAAGTCCGGCTGATGTTTGGGAACGGCCTGAGGCCTCACATCTGGAAGCCTTTCGTGGAGAGGTTCGGCGTGAAGCAGATAGGCGAGTTTTACGGCGCCACCGAGGGGAACTCGAATCTCG TGAATATCGACAACAAAATCGGCGCGGTGGGGTTCGTGCCACTGTGCGCGGGCTCTCTGTACCCTGTGGCCTTGCTGAAAGTCGACGAGGAGACTGGGGAACCTGTGAGAGGGCCCGACGGCTTGTGCATGCGTTGCGAACCTG GCGAGCCTGGTATATTCGTGGGGAAGATAAACCCGAAGAAGGTGGTGAACGACTTCTCCGGCTACGTGGACAGGAAAGCCTCCGAGCAGAAGATCCTGCGCGACGTGTTCAAGAAGGGCGACCGAGTCTTCAATTCCG GTGATATATTGGTTATGGATGAGTTCGGCTACTTCTACTTCAAGGACAGGACCGGTGACACGTTCAG GTGGAGAGGCGAAAACGTCGCCACTTCCGAAGTCGAGGCGGTCGTCAGCAACGTGATAGGGTTGAAGGATGCAGCGGTTTACGGTGTCGAG GTGCCTATGATCGAAGGGAAAGCTGGAATGGCCGCGATTTACGATCCAGACAACACCCTGAACATCAAAGAAATGGGGGACGGTCTGAAGAAGTGCCTGCCCTCGTACGCCAGGCCTCTGTTCGTTCGAGTTCTCTCGGAACTACCACTTACCGGCAAGTGTTTC TTGAAGAAGAAAGACCTTCAAGACGTCGGCTTCGACATCAGGAAG ATCACGGACCCAGTTTACTTCCTCGACAACTCCGGCGTGTACGTGAAACTCACGGAGCAGCTTTACAACGATATTATAGAGGGAAGAGCTCGATTATAA